The following coding sequences lie in one Cyanobacterium sp. Dongsha4 genomic window:
- the hpnJ gene encoding hopanoid biosynthesis associated radical SAM protein HpnJ has product MKKTLFLNPPSFDGFDGGAGARYQAKREITSFWYPTWLAQPAALVTGSKLIDAPPHNQTVEDVLKIASDYELVIMHTSTPSLANDVKCAEAIKAQNPDTVIGFIGAHVAVLPEKTLVDNPVLDFVCRNEFDYTCKEIAEGKDFSDIKGLSYRDQNGSIIHNQERELIHDWDAMPSVLPIYAQNLDIKKYFIGYLLHPYISFYTGRGCPAKCSFCLWPQTIGGHNYRAKSPEAVGKEMEMAKSLFGDSVREYMFDDDTFTIDKQRAIAISEHLKKLKLTWSCNARANLDYDTLKQLRDNGLRLLLVGFESGNQQILDGIRKGIKLEVARKFMENCRKLGIKVHGTFIIGLPNENRETIEETIRFACDVNPHTIQVSIAAPYPGTELYRQALENNWFSKENLISESGIQTSTLAYPNLSSAQIEDAVEQMYRKFYFRPQAIIPIVTEMLTDTQMLRRRLREGKEFFAYLKERKEKATA; this is encoded by the coding sequence ATGAAAAAAACTTTATTTTTAAATCCTCCCTCCTTTGATGGTTTTGATGGTGGTGCAGGTGCAAGGTATCAAGCAAAACGAGAAATAACATCTTTTTGGTATCCCACATGGTTGGCACAACCTGCCGCTTTAGTAACTGGTAGTAAATTAATTGATGCCCCTCCTCATAATCAAACAGTAGAAGATGTGTTGAAAATAGCCTCTGATTACGAATTGGTTATTATGCACACTAGCACCCCCTCTTTAGCTAATGATGTTAAATGTGCTGAAGCCATTAAGGCTCAAAATCCTGACACTGTTATTGGTTTTATTGGGGCTCATGTGGCAGTTTTACCCGAAAAAACTTTAGTTGATAATCCCGTATTAGACTTTGTATGTCGCAATGAATTTGATTATACTTGCAAAGAGATTGCGGAAGGTAAAGATTTTAGTGATATTAAAGGTTTAAGTTATCGAGATCAAAACGGTAGTATTATTCATAATCAAGAAAGAGAGTTAATTCATGATTGGGATGCAATGCCCAGTGTTTTGCCTATTTATGCACAAAATTTAGACATCAAAAAATATTTTATCGGTTATTTATTGCATCCTTATATTTCTTTTTATACTGGCAGAGGTTGCCCTGCTAAATGTAGTTTTTGCTTATGGCCTCAAACTATTGGTGGACATAATTATCGAGCCAAGTCACCAGAAGCAGTGGGTAAAGAAATGGAAATGGCAAAGAGTCTTTTCGGAGATTCTGTAAGGGAGTATATGTTTGATGATGATACTTTTACCATTGATAAGCAAAGAGCGATCGCAATTAGTGAGCATTTGAAAAAATTAAAGCTAACATGGAGTTGTAACGCCCGTGCTAATTTAGACTATGATACCCTCAAACAACTCAGAGATAATGGCTTAAGACTTTTGTTGGTAGGATTTGAATCAGGTAATCAGCAAATTCTTGACGGTATTCGCAAGGGTATTAAACTCGAAGTTGCCCGTAAATTTATGGAGAATTGTCGTAAATTGGGTATCAAAGTTCATGGTACATTTATTATCGGATTACCCAATGAGAATCGGGAAACCATCGAAGAAACCATCCGTTTTGCTTGTGACGTCAATCCCCATACTATTCAGGTATCCATTGCCGCCCCTTATCCCGGTACAGAATTATATCGTCAGGCATTAGAAAATAACTGGTTTAGTAAGGAAAACTTGATTTCTGAGTCTGGTATTCAAACATCAACATTAGCCTATCCTAATCTTTCTTCTGCCCAAATTGAGGATGCAGTTGAACAGATGTATAGAAAATTTTATTTTCGCCCTCAAGCTATTATTCCCATTGTTACAGAAATGTTAACGGATACGCAGATGTTAAGAAGAAGACTTAGAGAGGGTAAAGAGTTTTTTGCTTACCTCAAGGAAAGAAAAGAAAAAGCGACTGCGTAA
- a CDS encoding endonuclease MutS2, which produces MIEKETLKLLEWQRLCQHLATFASTKLGAIASQNLTIPPTLAHTKLLLAQTQEVVTLETDINCNWSFQGIHDVGDGIERAKMGGMLSGDELLNLATTLAGVRKLRRIIDDKNDLITLQELIANIRTFPELEQEIHFCIDDRGEITERASPQLAEIRQKIKSLRSKIQQTLQGIIQRYGNALQELVITQRGDRFVLPVKADHSGIITGIVHDTSSTGSTLYVEPKSVVELGNKLQTSRNQEKREEEKILRALSEKVAENWEDLERILAVATTLDLATARARYSLWLEAYPPEFVDFADGESITLRQVRHPLLVWQQRQEEGNPVIPIDVRISPETRVVAITGPNTGGKTVTLKTIGMVALMAKVGLFIPAKSPARIPWFNNVLADIGDEQSLQQSLSTFSGHIRRIVRILDEIQENNSLVLLDEVGAGTDPNEGTAIAISILKYLASNNLLTIATTHYGELKSLKYSDSRFENASVEFDDVSLQPTYRLLWGIPGRSNAITIAQRLGLNDDIVTEAKELVGGFSADVNELISALEKQRKEQEDKHQQAQDLLTKTELFYQQVEAKAISLQARERDLKKEQEQQVQKLLLDAKSQINQVIKGLKQKGSPTAQDAHQATENLGKIGDRFLTPIQKSKPKSSYKPKVGERVRILSIGQVAEVLGVDDSNEQISARFGLMKMVIPFSDLESLDGKRWEKPETPVKEKPPVTPAKNPVKTETKSPPTAIRTSRNSVDIRGKRIHLAYPILERAIASATDMGTVWIVHGKGTGSLRKGVHEFLDRHPQVSHYELAEQKEGGAGVTVAYLT; this is translated from the coding sequence TTGATTGAAAAAGAGACTTTAAAACTACTAGAATGGCAAAGGTTATGTCAACATCTTGCCACTTTTGCCTCAACAAAATTAGGTGCGATCGCATCTCAAAATTTAACTATTCCCCCTACCCTTGCCCACACTAAGTTATTATTAGCACAGACTCAAGAAGTTGTTACATTAGAAACAGATATTAACTGTAATTGGTCTTTTCAGGGTATTCATGATGTGGGTGATGGTATTGAAAGGGCAAAAATGGGCGGTATGTTGTCAGGGGACGAGTTGCTGAATTTAGCCACAACTTTGGCAGGGGTACGCAAATTAAGAAGAATTATTGATGATAAAAACGATTTAATTACTCTCCAAGAATTAATAGCAAATATTAGAACTTTCCCCGAATTAGAGCAAGAAATTCACTTTTGCATAGATGATCGTGGGGAAATCACAGAAAGAGCTAGTCCTCAATTAGCAGAAATTAGACAAAAAATCAAGTCTTTACGCAGTAAAATTCAACAAACTTTACAAGGTATTATTCAACGTTATGGCAATGCCCTACAAGAATTAGTCATCACTCAAAGGGGCGATCGCTTCGTGTTGCCTGTGAAAGCGGATCATAGTGGCATAATTACGGGTATTGTCCATGATACCTCTAGTACAGGCTCGACTTTGTACGTTGAACCGAAATCAGTGGTTGAATTAGGGAATAAGCTACAAACTAGCCGTAATCAAGAGAAAAGAGAAGAAGAAAAGATATTAAGGGCATTATCGGAGAAAGTAGCGGAAAATTGGGAAGATTTAGAAAGAATTTTGGCAGTGGCAACCACTTTGGATTTAGCCACCGCAAGGGCAAGATATAGCCTCTGGTTAGAGGCTTATCCCCCCGAATTTGTGGATTTTGCCGACGGAGAAAGCATCACTTTAAGACAGGTTAGACATCCTCTATTAGTGTGGCAACAAAGGCAGGAAGAAGGCAATCCAGTCATTCCCATTGATGTGCGTATCTCCCCTGAAACGAGAGTTGTAGCCATTACAGGACCTAATACAGGGGGTAAAACCGTTACTTTGAAAACCATTGGCATGGTGGCGTTAATGGCAAAAGTAGGTTTATTTATTCCTGCGAAATCCCCAGCGAGAATACCCTGGTTTAATAATGTTTTAGCAGATATTGGTGATGAGCAGTCATTACAACAGAGTTTATCCACTTTTTCGGGGCATATTCGCCGTATTGTCCGCATTTTAGACGAAATTCAAGAAAATAACTCTTTAGTATTGTTAGATGAAGTTGGAGCAGGTACAGACCCCAATGAAGGAACTGCGATCGCAATTTCTATTTTGAAATATTTAGCTAGTAATAACCTGTTAACCATCGCTACTACCCACTATGGAGAGTTAAAAAGCCTCAAATATAGCGATTCCCGTTTTGAAAATGCTTCGGTGGAATTTGACGACGTGAGTTTACAGCCTACCTATCGTTTATTATGGGGCATTCCGGGGCGTTCTAATGCCATTACCATCGCCCAAAGATTGGGGTTAAATGATGATATTGTCACGGAGGCAAAAGAATTGGTAGGGGGATTCTCTGCGGATGTGAATGAGTTGATTTCTGCCCTAGAAAAACAGAGAAAAGAGCAAGAAGACAAGCATCAACAGGCACAGGATTTGTTAACCAAAACGGAGTTATTCTATCAACAGGTAGAGGCAAAAGCCATTTCTTTACAAGCAAGGGAGAGAGATTTAAAGAAAGAACAAGAGCAACAGGTGCAAAAGCTCTTATTAGACGCTAAAAGCCAAATTAACCAAGTTATTAAGGGATTAAAGCAAAAAGGTAGCCCGACAGCCCAAGATGCCCACCAAGCAACGGAAAATCTCGGTAAAATTGGCGATCGCTTCTTAACCCCTATTCAGAAAAGTAAGCCTAAATCTAGTTATAAACCAAAAGTGGGAGAAAGAGTCAGAATTTTGAGTATTGGGCAAGTAGCGGAAGTGTTGGGGGTAGATGACAGCAACGAGCAAATTAGCGCCCGTTTTGGCTTAATGAAAATGGTTATCCCCTTCTCTGATTTAGAATCCCTTGACGGTAAACGGTGGGAAAAACCAGAAACTCCCGTGAAGGAAAAACCCCCTGTTACCCCTGCCAAAAATCCCGTCAAAACCGAGACGAAAAGCCCCCCTACAGCCATACGCACCTCCCGTAATAGTGTCGATATTCGGGGTAAAAGGATACATTTAGCTTATCCCATCTTAGAGAGGGCGATCGCATCTGCAACGGATATGGGTACAGTGTGGATTGTACACGGTAAAGGCACAGGAAGCCTCAGAAAAGGGGTACATGAATTTTTAGATCGTCATCCCCAAGTGAGTCATTATGAATTAGCCGAGCAAAAAGAAGGAGGGGCAGGAGTTACCGTAGCCTATTTAACGTAG